The proteins below come from a single Burkholderia humptydooensis genomic window:
- a CDS encoding sulfite exporter TauE/SafE family protein produces the protein MSLPHIDLLYSLSGLFVGFLVGLTGVGGGSLMTPILVLLFNVHPATAVGTDLLYAAITKATGTFVHGLKGTVEWRITGRLAAGSVPAAAITLWFLHSHGMHSQETSRMIQFVLGAALLLTSLSLLFRPQLAAFAAKRTRALPPSPARTLAATVLTGAVLGVLVSLTSVGAGAIGVTVLLLLYPALSTTRIVGSDIAHAVPLTLVAGVGHWMLGSVDWSMLVSLLIGSVPGIVVGSHLSARAPEGLLRRLLATTLVAVGAKLVLS, from the coding sequence ATGTCGTTGCCCCATATCGATCTGTTGTACTCCCTGTCCGGACTCTTCGTCGGTTTTCTCGTCGGCTTGACGGGCGTCGGCGGCGGCTCGCTGATGACGCCGATCCTCGTGCTGCTGTTCAACGTCCACCCGGCGACGGCGGTCGGCACGGACCTGCTCTACGCGGCGATCACGAAGGCGACGGGCACCTTCGTGCACGGGCTCAAGGGCACGGTCGAATGGCGGATCACCGGGCGCCTCGCGGCGGGCAGCGTGCCCGCCGCCGCGATCACGCTATGGTTCCTGCATTCGCACGGCATGCACTCGCAGGAAACCAGCCGGATGATCCAGTTCGTGCTCGGCGCCGCGCTGCTGCTCACGTCGCTGTCGCTGCTGTTCCGCCCGCAGCTCGCCGCGTTCGCCGCGAAGCGCACGCGCGCGCTGCCGCCCAGCCCGGCGCGCACGCTCGCCGCGACCGTGCTCACGGGCGCCGTGCTCGGCGTGCTCGTGTCGCTGACCTCGGTCGGCGCGGGCGCGATCGGCGTGACGGTCCTGCTGCTGTTGTACCCGGCGCTGTCGACGACGCGCATCGTCGGCTCCGACATCGCGCACGCGGTCCCGCTCACGCTCGTCGCGGGCGTCGGGCACTGGATGCTCGGCTCGGTCGACTGGTCGATGCTGGTTTCGCTGCTGATCGGATCGGTGCCCGGCATCGTCGTCGGCAGCCATCTGTCGGCGCGCGCGCCCGAAGGGCTGCTGCGCCGGCTTCTCGCGACGACACTCGTCGCGGTCGGCGCGAAGCTCGTGCTGTCCTGA
- a CDS encoding DHA2 family efflux MFS transporter permease subunit encodes MTHGLHGPKRWYALVVLCLGVLMIVLDSTIVNVALPSIGADLHFTETALVWIVNAYMLTFGGCLLLGGRLGDLYGQRRMFLAGLTLFTLASLACGLAQTQFVLIAARAVQGLGGAVVSAVALSLIMNLFTEPGERAKAMGVYSFVCAGGGSLGVLLGGVLTSMLSWHWIFLVNLPIGVAAYALSAALLPKVRAQAADAQLDVAGAIVVTASLMLAVYGIVNGNEAGWLSTQTVATLAGAAALLAAFIAIETRVAHPLMPLALATQRNVAVANTIGVLWAAAMFAWFFLSALYMQRVLGYGPLQVGLAFLPTNLIMAAFSLGLSAKIVMRFGIRRAIGAGLVVAAVGLALFARAPADGGFAAHVLPGMMLVGVGAGVAFNPVLLAAMSDVAPSDSGLASGIVNTSFMMGGALGLAVLASVASARTDALVAAHAALPVALNGGYHAAFACGAAFAALAASFAFALRIRAQSDAAAELQGAVH; translated from the coding sequence ATGACCCACGGCCTGCACGGCCCGAAGCGCTGGTATGCGCTCGTCGTTCTCTGTCTCGGCGTGCTGATGATCGTGCTCGACTCGACGATCGTCAACGTCGCGCTGCCGTCGATCGGCGCGGATCTGCACTTCACCGAAACCGCGCTCGTCTGGATCGTGAACGCCTACATGCTGACGTTCGGCGGCTGCCTGCTGCTGGGCGGCCGGCTCGGCGACCTGTACGGCCAGCGCCGGATGTTCCTCGCCGGTCTCACGCTCTTCACGCTCGCGTCGCTCGCCTGCGGGCTCGCGCAGACGCAGTTCGTGCTGATCGCCGCGCGCGCGGTGCAGGGGCTCGGCGGCGCGGTCGTGTCGGCCGTCGCGCTGTCGCTCATCATGAATCTCTTCACCGAGCCGGGCGAGCGCGCGAAGGCGATGGGCGTCTACAGCTTCGTCTGCGCGGGCGGCGGCAGCCTCGGCGTGCTGCTCGGCGGCGTCCTCACGAGCATGCTCAGTTGGCACTGGATCTTCCTCGTCAATCTGCCGATCGGCGTCGCCGCCTATGCGCTGTCCGCCGCGCTGCTGCCGAAGGTGCGCGCGCAGGCGGCCGACGCGCAGCTCGACGTCGCGGGCGCGATCGTCGTGACCGCTTCGCTGATGCTCGCCGTCTACGGCATCGTCAACGGCAATGAAGCCGGCTGGCTGTCGACGCAGACGGTCGCGACGCTCGCGGGCGCGGCCGCGCTGCTCGCCGCGTTCATCGCGATCGAGACGCGCGTCGCGCATCCGCTGATGCCGCTCGCGCTCGCCACGCAGCGCAACGTCGCGGTTGCGAACACGATCGGCGTGCTGTGGGCGGCCGCGATGTTCGCATGGTTCTTCCTCTCCGCGCTCTACATGCAGCGCGTGCTCGGCTACGGCCCGCTCCAGGTCGGCCTCGCGTTTCTGCCCACGAACCTGATCATGGCCGCGTTCTCGCTCGGCCTGTCCGCGAAGATCGTGATGCGCTTCGGCATCCGCCGCGCGATCGGCGCCGGCCTCGTCGTCGCGGCCGTCGGCCTGGCCCTCTTCGCGCGCGCGCCCGCCGACGGCGGCTTCGCCGCGCACGTGCTGCCGGGCATGATGCTCGTCGGCGTCGGCGCGGGCGTCGCGTTCAATCCGGTGCTGCTCGCCGCGATGAGCGACGTCGCGCCGAGCGATTCGGGGCTCGCGTCGGGCATCGTCAACACGTCGTTCATGATGGGCGGCGCGCTCGGCCTCGCGGTGCTCGCGAGCGTCGCGTCCGCGCGCACCGACGCGCTCGTCGCCGCGCACGCGGCGCTGCCCGTCGCGCTCAACGGCGGCTATCACGCCGCGTTCGCATGCGGCGCGGCGTTCGCCGCCCTGGCCGCCAGCTTCGCGTTCGCGCTGCGCATCCGCGCGCAGTCGGACGCCGCGGCCGAACTGCAAGGCGCTGTTCACTAA
- a CDS encoding glycerophosphodiester phosphodiesterase produces the protein MFFKRSFAFSPVALACAAALALAACGGDDPDYTQPISAKVQVVGHRGASALRPEHTLASYRKAIEDGADVIEPDLVATRDGVLVARHENEISGTTNVSALPQFASRKTTKTIDGAQLTGWFTEDFTLAELKTLRARERIPQIRPANTAYDDQFEIPTFDEIVALAKQMSAQVGRTIHLYPETKHPTYFQSIGLPLEDRLVDALRKNPYTARDATVYIQSFEVANLKAIRARIGASQPNWKLVQLMDEPKQRPYDFVKAGDARTYGDLSTQSGMREIATYANGVGPYKTSIIPVGPDGALQQPTHYVRFAHEAGLVVHPYTFRPENNFLPASLKDGGAPGARNTAGSVREIQAYLRAGIDGFFTDDPAVGRTAVDTFRR, from the coding sequence ATGTTCTTCAAGCGCTCGTTCGCTTTCTCCCCGGTCGCGCTCGCGTGCGCGGCTGCGCTCGCGCTCGCTGCCTGCGGCGGCGACGACCCCGACTACACGCAGCCGATCTCCGCGAAGGTGCAGGTGGTCGGCCATCGCGGCGCGAGCGCGCTGCGCCCCGAGCATACGCTCGCGTCCTACCGCAAGGCGATCGAGGACGGCGCGGACGTGATCGAGCCGGACCTCGTCGCAACGCGCGACGGCGTGCTCGTCGCGCGCCACGAGAACGAGATCTCGGGCACGACGAACGTGTCGGCGCTGCCGCAGTTCGCGAGCCGCAAGACGACGAAGACGATCGACGGCGCGCAGCTCACCGGCTGGTTCACCGAGGACTTCACGCTCGCCGAGCTGAAGACGCTGCGCGCGCGCGAGCGCATCCCGCAGATCCGCCCGGCGAACACCGCGTACGACGATCAGTTCGAGATCCCGACGTTCGACGAGATCGTCGCGCTCGCGAAGCAGATGTCCGCGCAGGTCGGCCGCACGATCCACCTCTATCCGGAGACGAAGCACCCGACCTACTTCCAGTCGATCGGCCTGCCGCTCGAGGACCGCCTCGTCGACGCGCTGCGCAAGAACCCGTACACCGCGCGCGACGCGACTGTCTACATCCAGTCGTTCGAAGTCGCGAACCTGAAGGCGATTCGTGCGCGGATCGGCGCGAGCCAGCCGAACTGGAAACTCGTGCAACTGATGGACGAGCCGAAGCAGCGGCCGTACGACTTCGTGAAAGCGGGCGACGCGCGCACCTACGGCGACCTGTCGACGCAAAGCGGGATGCGCGAGATCGCGACGTATGCGAACGGCGTCGGGCCGTACAAGACGTCGATCATCCCGGTCGGCCCGGACGGCGCGCTGCAGCAGCCGACGCATTACGTGCGCTTCGCGCACGAGGCGGGGCTCGTCGTGCATCCGTATACGTTCCGGCCGGAGAACAACTTCCTGCCGGCGTCGCTGAAGGACGGCGGCGCGCCGGGCGCGCGCAACACGGCGGGATCGGTGCGCGAGATCCAGGCGTATCTGCGCGCGGGCATCGACGGCTTCTTCACCGACGATCCCGCGGTCGGCCGCACCGCCGTCGACACGTTCCGGCGGTAA
- a CDS encoding LysE family translocator translates to MTVNPTLAFIATCVGFGFIPGPALLQTVSLTLQHGRRAGVLSALGIHLGALLQICAVAIGAVVVLDTSPWLYHALRIAGGGYLIWLGIQRIRTRAAGDDSAPSAAPKNVISSSALIEASNPKSALFYLSFLLQFVDPSASLDVGWQLFLLGAGANMLFSLADLTCIALAHPLRKRAAPGGAAMTVGRYLAGALFIALGIVAIVER, encoded by the coding sequence ATGACGGTCAACCCCACTCTCGCCTTCATCGCGACGTGCGTCGGCTTCGGCTTCATTCCGGGCCCGGCGCTGCTGCAAACCGTCTCGCTGACGTTGCAGCACGGCCGTCGCGCAGGCGTGCTCTCGGCGCTCGGCATCCATCTCGGCGCGCTCTTGCAGATTTGCGCGGTCGCGATCGGCGCGGTCGTCGTGCTCGACACGTCGCCGTGGCTCTATCACGCGCTGCGCATCGCGGGCGGCGGCTATCTGATCTGGCTCGGCATCCAGCGCATCCGCACGCGCGCCGCCGGCGACGACAGCGCGCCGTCCGCCGCGCCGAAGAACGTGATCTCGTCGAGCGCGCTCATCGAGGCGTCGAATCCGAAATCGGCGCTGTTCTATCTGTCGTTCCTGTTGCAGTTCGTCGACCCGTCCGCTTCGCTCGACGTCGGCTGGCAGCTCTTCCTGCTCGGCGCGGGCGCGAACATGCTGTTCTCGCTCGCCGATCTGACCTGCATCGCGCTCGCGCATCCGCTGCGCAAGCGCGCGGCGCCGGGCGGCGCGGCGATGACGGTCGGGCGCTATCTCGCGGGCGCGCTCTTCATCGCGCTCGGCATCGTCGCGATCGTCGAGCGCTGA
- a CDS encoding GNAT family N-acetyltransferase: MSDAIDVRCIGPNEAAACVDALSDVLIDCVDGGASVSFMAPLARDKARAFWRDVANGVARGERTLFVAEHADGRIVGTVQMITRLPENQPHRADVAKMLVHRDARRRGVAQRLLAALDDAARAAGKTVLVLDTVTGGDAERLYERAGWQRVGVVPDYALMPDGAPCATTFFYKKI, translated from the coding sequence TTGAGCGATGCAATCGACGTGCGATGCATCGGCCCGAACGAAGCGGCCGCATGCGTCGACGCGCTGTCCGACGTGCTGATCGATTGCGTCGACGGTGGCGCGTCGGTGAGCTTCATGGCGCCGCTCGCGCGAGACAAGGCGCGCGCGTTCTGGCGCGACGTCGCCAATGGCGTCGCGCGCGGCGAGCGCACGCTGTTCGTCGCCGAACACGCCGACGGCCGCATCGTCGGCACCGTCCAGATGATCACGCGCCTGCCCGAAAACCAGCCGCATCGCGCCGACGTCGCGAAGATGCTCGTGCATCGCGACGCGCGGCGGCGCGGCGTCGCGCAGCGGCTGCTTGCCGCGCTCGACGACGCCGCGCGCGCGGCCGGCAAGACCGTCCTCGTGCTCGACACCGTGACGGGCGGCGACGCCGAGCGGCTCTACGAACGCGCGGGATGGCAGCGCGTCGGCGTCGTGCCGGATTACGCGCTGATGCCCGACGGCGCGCCGTGTGCGACGACGTTCTTCTACAAGAAGATCTGA
- a CDS encoding helix-turn-helix domain-containing protein, which yields MDVNQLIARRVRALRDRRGYSLDALAERSKVSRSNISLIERAQSSPTAVVLERLANALGVSLASLFEDDRAAHAASPLSRAAEQPVWKDPASGYVRRSLSPAAPSPLQLVEVRFPPGERVAYDSGERNADFHQQIWMLEGEMDIASGDETWHVAAGDCLAMRLNRPAIFFNPGRKAARYIVALAAANAVRTGRID from the coding sequence ATGGATGTCAACCAACTGATCGCGCGCCGTGTGCGCGCCCTTCGGGATCGTCGCGGCTACTCGCTCGACGCGCTCGCAGAGCGCAGCAAGGTGAGCCGCTCGAACATCTCGCTCATCGAACGCGCGCAGAGCAGCCCGACGGCCGTCGTGCTCGAGCGGCTCGCGAACGCGCTCGGCGTGTCGCTCGCGTCGCTGTTCGAGGACGATCGCGCCGCGCACGCCGCGTCGCCGCTCAGTCGCGCGGCCGAGCAGCCGGTCTGGAAAGATCCGGCGTCGGGCTACGTGCGTCGCAGCCTATCGCCCGCGGCGCCCTCTCCGCTGCAACTCGTCGAAGTGAGGTTTCCGCCGGGCGAGCGCGTCGCGTACGACAGCGGCGAGCGCAACGCCGACTTCCATCAGCAGATCTGGATGCTCGAGGGCGAGATGGACATCGCGAGCGGCGACGAGACGTGGCATGTCGCGGCCGGCGACTGTCTCGCGATGCGTCTCAATCGCCCGGCCATCTTTTTCAATCCGGGCCGCAAGGCCGCGCGCTACATCGTCGCGCTCGCCGCGGCGAACGCTGTCCGTACCGGGAGAATCGATTGA